The Allorhizobium ampelinum S4 genome has a segment encoding these proteins:
- a CDS encoding GlsB/YeaQ/YmgE family stress response membrane protein translates to MSNESLLVFLLVGALAGWLAGLVVRGGGFGLIGDILVGIIGAFIAGWLFPRLGFSLGTGIVRAIVNATVGAILLLLLLRLVRRA, encoded by the coding sequence ATGTCGAATGAGAGCCTGCTTGTATTTCTTCTTGTGGGCGCCCTTGCTGGATGGCTTGCCGGCCTTGTGGTACGTGGCGGCGGCTTTGGTCTGATCGGAGATATTCTTGTCGGCATCATCGGCGCGTTCATTGCGGGATGGCTCTTCCCCCGCCTCGGTTTCAGCCTGGGTACGGGCATCGTCAGAGCGATTGTCAACGCTACGGTCGGGGCGATCCTCCTTCTGCTGCTTCTCAGGCTCGTGCGCCGCGCATAG
- a CDS encoding isoaspartyl peptidase/L-asparaginase family protein — MSNTQPSPFAIAIHGGCGVMNKADMPESEWEAARADLKRALKAGWSLLQQGASALDAVEAAVMVMEDSEHFNAGHGAALNTDGEHELDASIMDGQTLEAGAIAMARTIRNPIRAARKLMHSGETVMLGASAADAFAQKSGLPMVEQSYFTTERRVKALASLKEHAKAGTAALASEAEKHGTVGAVALDSHGHLAAATSTGGFNNKPSGRIGDTAVIGAGTYARDGVVAVSGTGKGEFFIRHAVGHEIASRMRYLGENLEDACQHVVFTDLAPHHIGAGLVAVGADGSITAPYNTAGMFRGWINLDGHMVVASHDTLFEMHI, encoded by the coding sequence ATGAGCAATACCCAACCAAGCCCCTTTGCGATTGCCATTCACGGCGGCTGCGGCGTGATGAACAAGGCCGACATGCCGGAGAGCGAATGGGAAGCCGCCCGCGCTGACCTCAAACGCGCATTAAAGGCCGGATGGAGCTTGTTGCAACAAGGCGCATCCGCGCTCGACGCCGTCGAAGCCGCCGTTATGGTGATGGAGGATTCGGAGCATTTCAACGCGGGCCATGGCGCAGCACTCAACACCGATGGCGAACACGAGTTGGATGCCTCCATTATGGATGGTCAGACCCTTGAGGCGGGTGCCATTGCCATGGCACGCACGATCCGCAACCCGATTCGTGCCGCCCGCAAACTGATGCACAGCGGCGAGACCGTGATGCTGGGGGCAAGTGCTGCCGATGCCTTTGCCCAAAAATCGGGCCTGCCGATGGTGGAACAGTCCTATTTCACCACCGAGCGCCGGGTTAAAGCACTGGCATCGTTGAAAGAACACGCCAAAGCCGGAACGGCAGCCCTTGCCAGCGAGGCCGAAAAGCATGGCACGGTTGGCGCCGTGGCGCTGGACAGCCACGGCCACCTTGCCGCCGCCACCTCCACTGGCGGCTTCAACAACAAGCCTTCAGGCCGCATTGGCGACACCGCTGTGATCGGCGCCGGAACCTACGCCCGCGATGGCGTGGTGGCTGTCTCCGGTACTGGCAAGGGTGAGTTTTTCATCCGCCATGCCGTGGGCCACGAAATCGCCAGCCGCATGCGGTATTTGGGCGAAAATCTGGAAGACGCCTGCCAGCATGTCGTGTTCACCGATCTTGCCCCCCATCATATCGGAGCAGGGCTTGTCGCGGTTGGTGCAGATGGCTCCATCACAGCACCTTATAATACCGCCGGGATGTTTCGCGGCTGGATTAATCTGGATGGGCACATGGTTGTCGCAAGCCATGACACGCTGTTTGAAATGCATATCTAG
- a CDS encoding M55 family metallopeptidase, whose translation MKILISVDIEGVAGVYHPEQTRAGNGEYERARLLMTDEANAAIAGAFDAGATEVFVNDSHGSFRNMPPDRLDPRARAIQGKPRYLSMMSGVELGVDGVCLIGYHSRGQGFGILAHTINSFAFSRIFLNGQELGEAGIYGALAGEYGVPVIMGSGDDVFIAENKDLFPKTVFVETKKASGGISGVSLSPSESCLAIREGARAAVEQARQMPKFTLTGPISVTIETQSTRLADLFCQWPTLARTGGNEVAFEAPSVEHAVRMINSLSAMSTMLR comes from the coding sequence ATGAAAATTCTCATCTCTGTCGATATCGAAGGGGTCGCTGGCGTCTATCACCCGGAACAAACCCGCGCGGGCAATGGCGAATATGAACGCGCCCGCCTGTTGATGACGGACGAAGCCAACGCCGCCATTGCTGGTGCCTTTGATGCCGGGGCAACGGAGGTGTTTGTCAACGATTCCCACGGATCGTTTCGCAACATGCCGCCAGATCGGCTGGACCCGCGCGCCCGCGCCATTCAGGGCAAACCCCGCTACCTCAGCATGATGTCTGGCGTTGAACTTGGTGTCGATGGCGTTTGCCTCATCGGCTATCATTCCCGTGGGCAGGGCTTTGGCATTCTGGCCCACACCATCAACAGCTTTGCCTTTTCGCGGATATTCCTCAACGGACAGGAACTGGGCGAAGCGGGCATTTATGGCGCTTTGGCGGGTGAATATGGCGTGCCGGTGATCATGGGCAGCGGCGATGATGTGTTCATTGCCGAGAACAAAGACCTGTTTCCCAAAACCGTGTTTGTGGAGACCAAAAAGGCAAGCGGTGGCATCAGCGGCGTCAGCCTGTCGCCATCGGAATCCTGTCTTGCCATTCGTGAGGGCGCGCGGGCTGCGGTGGAACAGGCGAGGCAAATGCCCAAATTTACCCTGACTGGCCCCATTTCTGTGACCATCGAAACCCAATCCACCCGGCTGGCTGATCTGTTTTGCCAATGGCCAACCCTTGCCCGCACCGGCGGCAATGAGGTGGCGTTCGAAGCGCCAAGCGTTGAACATGCCGTGCGGATGATCAACAGCCTATCCGCCATGTCCACCATGCTGCGCTAA
- a CDS encoding methyl-accepting chemotaxis protein: MSFYTQMKKSSKSQAAVAEIQRVKVSIADGKLAARANLDAVTGEAREMLIAVNELLEASMQPMQKLGASIADMSGEHDKGDIDVRLPSEDFKGDFAVMAKGVNDMVGGHIAVKKKAMACVKELGLGNFEAPLEQFPGKKAFINETIETLRTNLKGLISEMNTMSLEHDKGDIEVFVPVEKFKGDFAVMAKGVNDMVAGHIAVKKKAMACIKALGEGNFEASLEQFPGKKAFINETIETLRANLKGLIFEMNTMSIEHDKGDIDIFVPVEKFKGDFAVMAKGVNDMVSSHIAVKKKAMACIKALGEGNFEAPLEQFPGKKAFINETIETLRGNLRAITTELQRLIAASTAGKLSERGAADHFVGDFAKLVSGINGMLDAIILPISEGNRVLRQVSFGDLTQHVDIECEGDHASMKNAINNMVDNLRNTATIADLIASGDLTVEPEPLSDKDTLGIALVSMVERLRGVVADALAASQNVSAGSQQLSAGSEQLSQGATEQAAAAEEASASMEEMAANIKQNADNAAQTEKIARQSSKDAEASGEAVNRAVTAMRTIAEKISIVQEIARQTDLLALNAAVEAARAGEHGKGFAVVASEVRKLAERSQSAAAEISGLSGQTVQVATEAGGMLARLVPDIRKTAELVSEISAACREQDIGASQINEAIQQLDKVTQQNAGASEEMSATSEELAAQAEELQASIAFFKVDIAGDVKMQASRNQSTKARPKSNISTKPAAMAHMSKPGHSVAGQQARVKGWVLDMSMGGPDAEDSDFQERA; encoded by the coding sequence ATGTCTTTCTACACTCAAATGAAGAAATCTTCCAAATCTCAGGCGGCTGTGGCTGAGATACAGCGCGTCAAAGTTAGTATCGCAGACGGAAAACTAGCCGCGCGTGCAAATCTCGATGCAGTCACCGGTGAAGCCAGAGAGATGCTGATTGCTGTCAACGAGTTACTTGAGGCCAGTATGCAGCCGATGCAGAAGCTCGGGGCATCTATCGCTGACATGTCAGGTGAGCACGACAAGGGCGACATTGATGTCAGGTTACCTTCAGAGGACTTCAAGGGCGACTTCGCTGTCATGGCCAAAGGCGTTAACGACATGGTCGGCGGCCATATCGCCGTCAAGAAAAAGGCCATGGCTTGCGTCAAGGAACTTGGGTTGGGCAATTTTGAAGCACCGCTCGAGCAGTTTCCCGGCAAGAAAGCTTTCATCAACGAGACAATCGAAACCTTGCGTACCAATCTCAAAGGCCTGATTTCTGAGATGAATACGATGTCGCTTGAGCACGATAAGGGCGACATTGAGGTCTTCGTGCCGGTTGAAAAATTCAAGGGTGACTTTGCCGTGATGGCCAAAGGCGTCAACGATATGGTCGCGGGCCACATTGCAGTTAAAAAGAAGGCCATGGCCTGCATCAAGGCGCTAGGTGAGGGCAATTTCGAAGCGTCGCTCGAGCAGTTCCCCGGCAAAAAAGCCTTCATCAATGAGACGATCGAAACCTTGCGCGCAAATCTGAAGGGTTTGATTTTTGAAATGAATACGATGTCGATCGAGCACGATAAAGGCGACATTGACATCTTCGTGCCGGTTGAGAAATTCAAGGGCGATTTTGCCGTGATGGCCAAGGGCGTCAACGATATGGTTAGCAGCCACATCGCCGTCAAAAAGAAGGCCATGGCCTGCATCAAGGCGCTGGGTGAGGGCAATTTTGAAGCGCCGCTCGAGCAGTTCCCCGGCAAGAAAGCTTTCATCAATGAGACTATCGAGACGCTGCGTGGAAATTTACGGGCGATTACCACTGAACTTCAGCGCTTGATTGCCGCGTCTACAGCCGGCAAGCTCTCCGAGCGGGGCGCGGCCGATCATTTCGTCGGGGATTTCGCCAAGCTGGTCTCTGGAATCAACGGCATGTTGGACGCTATCATTCTTCCGATCTCTGAGGGCAATCGCGTTCTTCGCCAGGTGAGTTTCGGTGATCTTACCCAACATGTGGACATCGAATGCGAAGGCGATCATGCGAGCATGAAGAATGCGATCAACAATATGGTAGACAACCTGCGCAACACAGCAACCATAGCTGACCTGATTGCCAGTGGCGACTTAACCGTCGAGCCGGAGCCGCTTTCAGACAAGGACACACTGGGAATTGCATTGGTGTCTATGGTCGAGCGCCTTCGTGGGGTTGTTGCCGATGCATTAGCCGCAAGTCAAAATGTCTCAGCGGGTTCACAGCAGCTCTCCGCCGGCTCAGAGCAGCTTTCGCAAGGTGCGACCGAACAGGCTGCGGCGGCTGAAGAAGCCTCTGCATCAATGGAAGAAATGGCCGCCAATATCAAGCAGAACGCTGACAACGCTGCCCAGACCGAAAAGATCGCCCGCCAATCATCGAAGGATGCCGAAGCTTCCGGCGAGGCCGTCAACCGGGCGGTTACCGCGATGCGAACGATTGCCGAAAAAATTTCCATAGTGCAGGAAATCGCTCGTCAGACCGACCTTCTTGCTCTGAACGCAGCCGTGGAAGCAGCCCGTGCTGGAGAACATGGCAAGGGCTTTGCCGTTGTTGCCTCTGAAGTGCGAAAGCTTGCCGAACGCAGCCAGTCAGCCGCCGCCGAAATCAGCGGTCTGTCTGGACAGACTGTGCAGGTTGCCACCGAAGCTGGTGGAATGCTGGCGCGTCTGGTTCCCGACATCCGCAAGACTGCCGAATTGGTCTCAGAAATCTCTGCGGCTTGCCGTGAGCAGGATATCGGTGCTTCGCAGATCAACGAGGCAATCCAGCAACTCGACAAGGTGACACAGCAGAATGCCGGAGCCTCGGAAGAAATGTCGGCAACCTCTGAAGAACTCGCAGCCCAAGCCGAGGAGCTTCAAGCCTCCATCGCCTTCTTTAAGGTCGACATTGCTGGTGACGTTAAAATGCAAGCGTCGCGCAACCAGTCGACCAAGGCTCGGCCAAAGAGCAATATCTCAACAAAACCGGCCGCCATGGCCCATATGTCCAAACCCGGCCACTCCGTTGCAGGTCAGCAGGCCCGCGTAAAAGGCTGGGTGCTCGATATGTCGATGGGTGGCCCTGATGCTGAGGATTCCGATTTTCAAGAAAGGGCATAA